The window AGTCCAGGAGAAGCCCAGGAAGGGAGCCGGTCCCATGCCCGTCGCACCGCTGTCGCACAAGGAGGTCGAGGACCGGTTGGCCGAGCTGCCCGGCTGGTCCGTCGAGGGGGACCGCCTCACCCGTTCCTTCCGGCTCGGCTCGCATTTCGCGGCGGTGGCGATGATCGTGCACATCGCCCAGGTGCAGGAGGAGCTCAACCACCACTCCGATCTCACCCTGGGCTACAACACGGTCTCGCTCGCCGTGCACACCCACAGCGCGGGCGGCGCCGTCACCGAGAAGGACTTCGAACTCGCCCGCCGGGTTCAGGACCTGGCGGCGGGACACGGCGCGAGCTGAGCCGCGCCCGGACGGGGAGGGGGGATCCGCGTGCTGGACTACGACGAGGAAGCCGAGCGCTACGACGCCTCGCGCGGCGGCGAGCCGAGAGCGGAGGCCGCGGCGGAGGCGGTCCTCGGGCTCATACCGGAACGGACGCGCGAACTGCTCGACGTGGGCTGCGGCACCGGCATCGTGACCTGCCGCCTCGCCGCCGCCCGCCCCGGCCTGCGGGTGACCGGCGTCGACCGGGCGCCCGCGATGGCCCGGCACGCCTGGGCACGGCTGCCCGGCGCCGTCGTGCTCGCCGACAGCCGCAGCCTGCCCTTCCCGGACGGGCGGTTCGACGCCGTCACGAGTGTGTGGCTGCTGCACCTGGCGCCCGGCCCCGGGGAGGCGCGGGCGATGGTCGCCGAGTGCGCCCGGGTGCTCCGGCCCGGCGGGGTGTACGTCACCACGGTCGGCAAGGCCGCCGCGCACAACGTCGGCAGCGACATCGACGCCGTCCTCGCCTCCCGGCCCCGCAGCCCGGCCCGCGACGACGCCGGCCTGGTCACCGAGTACGCCGCCGCGTCCGGTCTTGTCCCGGCCGGGCAGGCCCTCTTCCCGGGCCGCGACCAGGGCCGCAGCCCCCGCCGCACCATCGCCGACCTGCGCCGCGGCTGGTTCGTCACGCTGCCGCCGGGCGTACCCCTCGCCGAGGACTTCGCCGAGCGGCTGGCGGCCCTGCCCGACCAGGACCGCCGCCGCCCGGACCCGGTCTTCACCCTGAGGGCGTTCCGCAAGGCGGAGTGAGCCAAAAGGGGCGCGTGCCGCGTCCGGCACGCGCCCCTCCCCCCGTCAGGAGACCTTGCAGCTCTGGCCGCCGACCGTGAAGACGGCCGGTCTGCCGTTGGTCCCCGTCCAGCTCCCCGTGAAGCCGAAGCCCACCGAGGAACCGGCCGCCACGGTGCCGTTCCAGCTCACGTTCCGCGCGGTCACCGAGGCGCCCGACTGGGAGTAGTCGGCGTTCCACAGCTGGGTGACCTTCTGCCCGTTCGGGAACGACCAGGTGAGCGACCAGCCGTTCCAGGCCGTGGAGCCGGTGTTGGTGAGCTGCACGTCGGCCTGGAAGCCGTCGGTCCACTGGTTGGTGACCTGGTACGTCACCGCGCAGGCACCGGCCGGCGGCGGTGTCGTGCCACCGCCCGGGTCACCTCCGCCCGGGTCACCTCCGCCCGTGTCCCCGCCGCCGGTGCCGGCGGTGTCGCCGTAGATCACGCCGCGGCCGTTGGTCGAGATGTACACACGGCCGTAGACCCGCGGGTCGCCCGTGATCGCCGCGCCGGTCCAGCCCCACTGGTGGGCGTCGTCGTTGATCCGGGTCCAGCTCGCGCCCTTGTCGGTGGAGCGGAAGATGCCCCGCACCCCGCCGATCTTCGCGCTCGTGTACAGCGTCTGGTACGACGCGCCGCTCGCCGCCTTGCCGAAGCCGATGGTGTCGGCCTGCTCGACGCCCGCCAGCTTGGTGAAGGACGCGCCCCCGTTGACCGAGTGCCACAGCCCGTACGCGCCGTCGCTCGCACCGCCCGCCAGCCAGACGTCGCCCTTCGTGCCCGGCAGGGCCTTGAAGCGCACGCTGTCACCGCTGGGCAGACCGGTGGCCGACGAGGCGGTGAAGGTGGCGCCGCCGTCCGAACTCACGTAGAACTTGCCGGACTTGAATCCGTAGAAGGTCTTCGGGTCGACCCGGTCCGATTCCACGACGGCGCCCGCCGGGATGCCGGCCGACGCCGACCACGAGGACCCGAAGCCGGTCGAGTACCGCACGCCCGTCCCCGCCGGACTCCACACGAACCGGCTGCCGTCCGCGGCGGCCGCGACCGTCCCGCCGCCGCTCACGCCCGACGGGTCCGTGCCGGCGAACCAGTTGGCGCCGTTGTCGGTCGAGAAGGCGATGTGCGCGCCCGAGTCCGTGTCGCCGACCCGCACCACCGTGTTCGGGTTGGTCTCGGCGAAGTCCAGACTGGTGCTCGTGGTGAAGGCGGGCGAGGTGAAGATCATCGACGGGACCTTCGTCAGATCCGTGTGCCGGAAGCCGCCGAGGTCGCCCAGCGCGCTGAGCAGCGGTGCTCCGGAGGGCGGGGAGGCCAGGTCGTTCACCGCCGTCTCCTCGAGGCCCTGCACCATCGGGCGCACCGCGAACTGGCCGCCGCTGTCCCACTTGGTGAGGTTCTCGGTGCCGTAGATCGTCGCGCCCGTGCCGTACATCATCCGGTTGGAGTCGAACGGGTCGATCTCCAGCGCCTCCGTCATCCACCCGAGTTTCGGGGCCTGTTCGGGCGGTGAGGGGTTGGTCCCGAAGGTCAGCCAGGGTGTGGACGACACGTCCATCGTGTAGCGGTTGGAGCGGTTCGGGTACGACGTGTAGTCCCAGGCCTGCGTCCAGGTCGCGCCGCTGTTGGTGGAGCGGAAGATCTGCGTGTCCGGCCACCAGGAGCTGTAGGCCGTCGCCATCACCGTGCCCGGGTGCTGCCGGTCGAGCGTCAGACCGCTGAAGCCGTAGTAGGTGTCGGCCACGGCGACCGGGCTGATGTTCGTCCAGGTGCCGGTCGCGGTCGCGTACCGCCACAACTGGCCCTTGCCGCCGTCGTACGGTCCGCCCGTGTCGCTGTAGGCGAGGTACAGGTAGCCGTTCTTCGCGTCCAGGACGCCCTTGTGGGCCAGGTATCCGGTCGGCTGCCCCGGCAGCCGCTGCCAGGTCGCGCCCGCGTCCGTGGAGCGGTACACCGCGTTGTCCTTGTCGGCGACCCCGGCGTAGACGGTCTTCGTCGCGTTGCCGGAGGTGCCGGTGGACTCGTCGAAGGTGACCCAGACGACGCCCTGGTTGTCACTGGCGTAGCCGGACGTGTCACTCGGGTCCTGCGCGTAGTTGCCCGGGTTGGTGAAGCTCGTGACCCGCGACCAGGTCGCCCCCGAGTCCGTCGACCGCCACAGCCCCTTGCCGCTGGGCGCGCCCAGGTACAGCACGCCGTTCTTGTTCGGGTCGATCGCCAGCCGCTCGCCCATCCCGCGGCCGGGCATGTTGCCGCCGAGCTTGAACGGCAGGTCGGCCTTCTTCCAGCTCGCGCCCCGGTCGGTGGAGCGCAGCACCGCGCCGTTGCCCGGGTCCCAGCTGTTGGTGTAGGTGCCGACGGCCGCGTACACCCGGTCGGGGGCGGCGGAGTCGGTGGCGAGGGAGACGACGCCGGTGTGCCCCCAGTCGTCCCAGCCGACCGAGTCGAGCAGCGGGGTCCAGGTCTTCGTCGACTGCTGCCAGCGGTAGGCGCCGCCGATGTCGGTGCGGGCGTAGGCCAGGTTCTTCTCGCTGCGGTTGAAGACGATGCCGGGGACGAAGCCGCCCCCGTCGATACGGGCGTTCTTCCAGGTGTACGTGTCTGCCGCGAGCGTGGCCGGTGCGGCGGGCCGGGCCACCGCGGACGGGGCACTGGCGAGCAGTCCGGCGGCGAGGGCGAACACGGCTGTGAGCACACGGCCGGTGCGGGGCGTTCTTCGCACGGTGGGGCTCCTCTCGACGGAGGGCGGAGGGCGGAGGGCGGGAAGCCGGAGGGGGAGGGGAAGGGGGAGAAGAAGGGGGAGGGGGAGGGGAAGGGGGGAGAAGAAGGGGGAGGGGGAGGATGTGACGACCGGGCGGCTCCCCCCCCCGTGAGGGAGCCGCCCGGTCGGGGTCCCGCCGGCGAATGACGGGCCCCGGTACACGGAGCGTTCAGCGGGGACTTATTCGAGGAGCTCCGCGTACGAACCCATGGCGAGCGCGATGTCCGCCTGCGCCCAGAACCGGTGGTAGGTGAAGACCGGGGCAGCGCCGCCCTTGAGGTAGGACTCGATCTTCGACCAGGCCGGGTCGTTCTTGTAGAAGGAACGGAGGGAGCTGAACGTCGACGAGGAGTCGATCTTGTCGCCGTTCGGCATCGTGCCGGTCCAGCCGCTGGGCACGTAGACCTTGTCGCCGAAGCGGCTGTAGTCGGTGCGGGTCTCCGGGACGGCGATGCCCAGGCTGTCCTGGTTGTTGTTCCACATGCCGTCCAGCAGCGCCTTCGCCGTCGACTTCGCGTTCGCGTCACCGGACCTGGCGGCGTAGTACGTCAGGGTCTTGGCGTACGAGGCCGCCACACCGACATCGTTGGTGTAGTCGGCGACGGTGACGTGCAGCGAGTTGTTCGCGCCGGGCGAGGAGGCGTTCCAGGTGTCCGGCTGCCCCGACCACTTGAGGGTGGAGGGGATCTGGAAGGTGCCGTTCGGGTTGACCGTGGTCTTGGACAGCGCCCACTTGACCCACTTGTCGAGCACCGTCTTGGCGGCGGCGTCACCCGTCTGCTGGTAGTACTCGGCGACCCGCTCCATCGACCAGGTCTGGAAGCCGAACCACTGGTTGGACGGCGGGTCGTGGTAGACGGGCTGCCAGTCGTAGTACATGCCGTAGAAGGTCGGCGTGCCGGCCGGCGGGGTCGCGTAACGGCCCTGCCAGCTGTTGGTCGCGCCGCCCGCGATGGCGCCCTCGGAGGACTGGAGCCACCGGTAGAACTCCAGTTGCCGCGTGAGCGACTTGCCCCAGTCGGCCGCGCCCGTCGAGGACTTGGGCTTCAGGTCGGCGTTGCTGCTCAGGGCGTACGCCGCGAGCGGGTTCTGGTAGCCGCCGTGGACGTGGCTGGAGCCGATGCGCCAGGCCCAGCCCGCCGAGGAGTCGGTGGCGCCGCCCCAGGCGTAGTACCAGGAGAGCAGGTAGTGCGAGGCGTCCTTGCCGGTGCCGGCCGGGCAGGAGGAGGCCCCGACACAGTTGCCGATCTTCTTGAAGTACTTGTCGTACATCGAGTACCGCAGGTAGTCGCCCATCTTCGCCGCCTTGGCGACGGTGGCCGACACATCGGCGCTCTTGCCCTGCGCCTTGGCCCACAGGTCCGCCCAGTACGCCGCCTGGACGGCACGCGCGTCGGCGTCGGGGGCGTCGGTGAACTTCCACTGCTTGGCGTAGGAGGAGTCCCCGGTGAACAGGTCCAGGTAGCCGTTCTTGCCGCCGTACTTGAAGGCGTCACAGGTGGGCTGCGGCACCGTCTCCCAGACCGACTCCTCGGGGCCGCGCTGGAAGGTGTTGATGTACGACGGTCCCTTGGCCGTGGGACCGGCCTCGCACTGGCCGCCCGGCGTGTTGCCGTAGCCGTAGACGTTGTCGACGTCCTCGATCCAGTGCATGCCGTAGATGTCGTCCGTGTTGTACGCGGACTTCAGCTCACCCGCGATCGGGTCGGAGCCCACCGACACACCGGTGTCCAGCTTCGCCGGGTACTCGTTGGGCGTGTCGTACTCGGGCGCGTACGTCGCCGGCTTGGAGGCCGTGTAGAAGGAGTTGGTCGCCTGGTCGGCGTGGGTGGGGATCATGTACTTCTCCATGATTCCCCAGGCGCCGTTGAACTTCGACCAGTCGCCCGTCACCTTGCCGTACATGGCCTGCAGCCACAGGAGGTAGCTGTACGCCTCCGACGTGGTCTCGTGACCGTGGTCGGGCGCCTCCACGATCAGCGTCTCCACCGAGTGGTAGGGGATGCCGTCGGGGGAGAAGTACCCGTTCGCCGGGTTGGTGATCTTCCCGTACAGGTCCAGGAAGCGGGCGTCGTACGCCTTCGAGCCCGCCAGCTCCGTCACGGTGACCGTGGCCTTGGTGTAACCGGTCGCCGAGGCGGTGAAGACCGCCGAGCCGGTGCCCGAGGAGTCCGCGGTGATGGTCACCTTCTGCGCGGTGTTCCAGTTGGACGGCGTGAAGGTGAGGGAGGAGCCGCCGGTCACGGACAGGCCCGTGTTGCCGGACGTGCGGGTGGTGCTCACCGCCACGTTGGCGCTGGGCTGGTTCGACAACTTGACGTCGAAGGTGCCCGTCCTGCCCTGCTGGACGCCCAGCTGGGTGGGCGAGACGACCACGGCGGGGCCCGAGGCGACCGTGATGCCGACCGGCGTGGAGGCCGCGGAGGCGCCGAGGCTGTCGTAGGCCTTCGCCACCAGGGAATGACTGCCCGCGGTCAGGTTCGAGACGGAGAGCGTGTACGGCGCGGTGGTGGCGGTCCCCAGCAGCGTCGTGTCGTCGTAGAACTCGACCTTGGTGATGCTCGCCTTGTCGGCCGCCGCGGCGGTCGCCGCGAGCGGCACCGCGGCGCCCTGCGTGTAGACCGCGCCCGGGGCCGGGCTGGTCAGCACCGCCACCGGCGGCTGGTGCGCGCCGGCGCAGGTGGTTCCGTTGACCGCGAAGCTCGTCGGGGCCGCGTTGGTGCCGCTGTAGCTGAACTGGGCACCCGTGTTCACAGCGGCGCCGGCGGCGACCGTCCCGTTGTACGACTCGTTCTTCACGGTGACCGTCTGGCCGGACTGCGACCAGATGCCGTTCCAGCCGTTGCTGAGCTTCTGGTTGCCCGAGTAGCCGTAGGTGAGGGTCCAGCCGTTGATGGTGTCCGTGCCGCGGTTGGTGATGGTCAGGTCCGCGGTGAAGCCGGAGCCCCAGTCGTTGGTCTTGTAGTCCACGCTGCACTGCAGGGCCGCCGCGTGCGCGGTGGTCGACCCCGTAGCCAGCATGGTGAGTGGAAGCGCGAGGGCCGCCACGGTGGCGGTCCACAGCCGCCGCACGCCGCGGCGTCTGCGTCGAGGATGCATGTGCTGGTTCCTCCTTGCGGCTCGGGGGAGGTGGGGGAGGATCGTCAAGCCGTGAACCAGTGGGAGCGCTCCCATAGTGCGGACGGGTGTCCAGGGGGTCAAGGTCCTTGAAGAGTCGAAAAGATTCGACGCTGTTCAACAGCCTTTAAAAGGCGTTGAGTTGAGGAAGTTCGACAAAAGTTCGCACACCCTCTGTCCTTCGCCGTCACTTGCCGCTACCTTCACTCGAACCAGTGGGAGCGATTCCATCAGTCGACGCGGCCGTCACGGCGCGCCAGAGCTGCAAGGAGTCGCTCATGCGACACCCCCCGCGTTCAGTCCTTTTAGGCATCGCCGGTGCGGTCGCGCTCGTCGGGAGCGTGGTCGTACCGGCGGTCACGGCGCACGGAGCCGCCCCCGCGTGCACGGTGGAGTACACCGTCACCAATCAGTGGGACGCCGGCTTCCAGGGCGACGTGAAGATCACCAACAACCAGGCTCCGCTCAGCAGTTGGAGCCTGACCTTCGACTTCGCCGGCGGACAGAAGGTCACGCAGGGCTGGAACGCCAAGTGGTCCCAGTCCGGTACGAAGGTGACCGCCGCCAACGAGAGCTACAACGGCTCTCTCGGCACCGGCGCGAGCGTCAGCGCGGGC of the Streptomyces sp. NBC_01788 genome contains:
- a CDS encoding cellulose binding domain-containing protein, which encodes MRRTPRTGRVLTAVFALAAGLLASAPSAVARPAAPATLAADTYTWKNARIDGGGFVPGIVFNRSEKNLAYARTDIGGAYRWQQSTKTWTPLLDSVGWDDWGHTGVVSLATDSAAPDRVYAAVGTYTNSWDPGNGAVLRSTDRGASWKKADLPFKLGGNMPGRGMGERLAIDPNKNGVLYLGAPSGKGLWRSTDSGATWSRVTSFTNPGNYAQDPSDTSGYASDNQGVVWVTFDESTGTSGNATKTVYAGVADKDNAVYRSTDAGATWQRLPGQPTGYLAHKGVLDAKNGYLYLAYSDTGGPYDGGKGQLWRYATATGTWTNISPVAVADTYYGFSGLTLDRQHPGTVMATAYSSWWPDTQIFRSTNSGATWTQAWDYTSYPNRSNRYTMDVSSTPWLTFGTNPSPPEQAPKLGWMTEALEIDPFDSNRMMYGTGATIYGTENLTKWDSGGQFAVRPMVQGLEETAVNDLASPPSGAPLLSALGDLGGFRHTDLTKVPSMIFTSPAFTTSTSLDFAETNPNTVVRVGDTDSGAHIAFSTDNGANWFAGTDPSGVSGGGTVAAAADGSRFVWSPAGTGVRYSTGFGSSWSASAGIPAGAVVESDRVDPKTFYGFKSGKFYVSSDGGATFTASSATGLPSGDSVRFKALPGTKGDVWLAGGASDGAYGLWHSVNGGASFTKLAGVEQADTIGFGKAASGASYQTLYTSAKIGGVRGIFRSTDKGASWTRINDDAHQWGWTGAAITGDPRVYGRVYISTNGRGVIYGDTAGTGGGDTGGGDPGGGDPGGGTTPPPAGACAVTYQVTNQWTDGFQADVQLTNTGSTAWNGWSLTWSFPNGQKVTQLWNADYSQSGASVTARNVSWNGTVAAGSSVGFGFTGSWTGTNGRPAVFTVGGQSCKVS
- a CDS encoding class I SAM-dependent methyltransferase encodes the protein MLDYDEEAERYDASRGGEPRAEAAAEAVLGLIPERTRELLDVGCGTGIVTCRLAAARPGLRVTGVDRAPAMARHAWARLPGAVVLADSRSLPFPDGRFDAVTSVWLLHLAPGPGEARAMVAECARVLRPGGVYVTTVGKAAAHNVGSDIDAVLASRPRSPARDDAGLVTEYAAASGLVPAGQALFPGRDQGRSPRRTIADLRRGWFVTLPPGVPLAEDFAERLAALPDQDRRRPDPVFTLRAFRKAE
- a CDS encoding 4a-hydroxytetrahydrobiopterin dehydratase, with the protein product MPVAPLSHKEVEDRLAELPGWSVEGDRLTRSFRLGSHFAAVAMIVHIAQVQEELNHHSDLTLGYNTVSLAVHTHSAGGAVTEKDFELARRVQDLAAGHGAS
- a CDS encoding glycoside hydrolase family 48 protein, whose protein sequence is MHPRRRRRGVRRLWTATVAALALPLTMLATGSTTAHAAALQCSVDYKTNDWGSGFTADLTITNRGTDTINGWTLTYGYSGNQKLSNGWNGIWSQSGQTVTVKNESYNGTVAAGAAVNTGAQFSYSGTNAAPTSFAVNGTTCAGAHQPPVAVLTSPAPGAVYTQGAAVPLAATAAAADKASITKVEFYDDTTLLGTATTAPYTLSVSNLTAGSHSLVAKAYDSLGASAASTPVGITVASGPAVVVSPTQLGVQQGRTGTFDVKLSNQPSANVAVSTTRTSGNTGLSVTGGSSLTFTPSNWNTAQKVTITADSSGTGSAVFTASATGYTKATVTVTELAGSKAYDARFLDLYGKITNPANGYFSPDGIPYHSVETLIVEAPDHGHETTSEAYSYLLWLQAMYGKVTGDWSKFNGAWGIMEKYMIPTHADQATNSFYTASKPATYAPEYDTPNEYPAKLDTGVSVGSDPIAGELKSAYNTDDIYGMHWIEDVDNVYGYGNTPGGQCEAGPTAKGPSYINTFQRGPEESVWETVPQPTCDAFKYGGKNGYLDLFTGDSSYAKQWKFTDAPDADARAVQAAYWADLWAKAQGKSADVSATVAKAAKMGDYLRYSMYDKYFKKIGNCVGASSCPAGTGKDASHYLLSWYYAWGGATDSSAGWAWRIGSSHVHGGYQNPLAAYALSSNADLKPKSSTGAADWGKSLTRQLEFYRWLQSSEGAIAGGATNSWQGRYATPPAGTPTFYGMYYDWQPVYHDPPSNQWFGFQTWSMERVAEYYQQTGDAAAKTVLDKWVKWALSKTTVNPNGTFQIPSTLKWSGQPDTWNASSPGANNSLHVTVADYTNDVGVAASYAKTLTYYAARSGDANAKSTAKALLDGMWNNNQDSLGIAVPETRTDYSRFGDKVYVPSGWTGTMPNGDKIDSSSTFSSLRSFYKNDPAWSKIESYLKGGAAPVFTYHRFWAQADIALAMGSYAELLE